The proteins below are encoded in one region of Rhodopirellula islandica:
- a CDS encoding efflux RND transporter periplasmic adaptor subunit has protein sequence MTVTNTSTSPSSAGEPAADLTGTKTGMVASALKGLPTLLVLVVMGGGWMVMHQINSGGSSTEAMVETAQEPVSSDTLNLPEGKLKVAKIKSIPAQPQNIQHVHTVPGRLRYDQTKHVDVKAPMDGILAELVVTPGDHVNAGDLIAVLRSPEIGQARAEILKRKKERDIAEQILQRELTLAKNLQQVSNMLDQGQSVDAIETAFSNRALGVYRQDILSAYSKMLLADELLAKLRPLVASGSVSGRTVREREGERQLAETAFRTARDQASFEIEQSQMKAEANVAEANRQLNLAWQSLETLLGYKEDKNTVNLSNEEALSRLEVRAPFGGSVESQGFANNERVMRGDALIVLANTDSLSVEASIRESDWSVVNLQPGAEVSVMVPALDQRVFPAKVRYFGREVQADTNSVPLIARIENNEGLLRPGMFVRVTVPIGELRQALSIKPESLLQHENEQFVFLDLGNGSFQRVNVSTGQASDDWVEVTAGLSRGQSVVTKGAFLLKSELLLQGEGE, from the coding sequence ATGACAGTCACCAACACTTCGACGTCCCCTTCCTCGGCCGGAGAACCCGCTGCGGATCTCACCGGTACCAAGACAGGCATGGTCGCGTCGGCACTGAAGGGCCTGCCAACCCTGTTGGTTCTGGTGGTGATGGGTGGCGGTTGGATGGTGATGCACCAAATCAACTCGGGTGGCAGCAGCACCGAAGCGATGGTGGAGACCGCCCAAGAACCCGTGTCCAGTGACACCCTGAACTTGCCCGAGGGCAAACTCAAGGTCGCAAAGATCAAGAGCATCCCTGCACAGCCTCAGAACATCCAACATGTTCACACCGTGCCGGGTCGACTGCGGTACGACCAAACCAAGCATGTCGATGTGAAGGCACCGATGGACGGCATCTTGGCCGAGCTGGTCGTGACCCCCGGAGATCACGTGAATGCCGGCGATCTGATCGCGGTGCTTCGCAGCCCCGAAATCGGTCAGGCACGTGCCGAAATCTTGAAGCGGAAGAAAGAGCGTGACATCGCCGAGCAGATCCTGCAGCGTGAACTGACGCTGGCAAAGAATCTGCAACAAGTCTCCAACATGCTCGATCAAGGCCAGTCCGTCGATGCGATCGAGACGGCGTTCTCCAATCGTGCCCTCGGGGTGTATCGCCAAGACATCTTGTCGGCCTATTCCAAAATGTTGCTGGCCGACGAACTGCTCGCTAAACTTCGCCCGTTGGTCGCCTCGGGTTCTGTTTCCGGTCGGACGGTTCGAGAACGAGAGGGTGAACGCCAGCTTGCCGAGACCGCATTCCGAACCGCTCGCGATCAAGCCTCGTTCGAGATCGAGCAATCCCAAATGAAAGCGGAGGCCAATGTGGCCGAAGCGAATCGACAACTCAACCTGGCTTGGCAATCGTTGGAAACGCTGCTGGGATACAAGGAAGACAAAAACACAGTCAACCTCAGCAACGAGGAAGCCCTTTCGCGATTGGAAGTCCGAGCGCCATTCGGCGGCAGCGTCGAGTCACAAGGCTTTGCCAACAACGAACGCGTGATGCGAGGTGATGCCCTGATTGTGCTTGCCAACACCGACTCACTTTCCGTTGAAGCCAGCATCCGAGAAAGCGATTGGTCGGTTGTGAATTTGCAACCTGGTGCGGAAGTGTCGGTCATGGTGCCCGCGCTGGATCAACGCGTCTTCCCTGCCAAGGTGAGGTACTTCGGACGCGAAGTCCAAGCCGACACCAATTCCGTCCCACTGATCGCACGCATTGAAAACAACGAAGGCTTGTTGCGTCCGGGCATGTTCGTTCGAGTCACCGTCCCAATCGGCGAACTGCGTCAAGCGTTGTCAATCAAACCGGAATCGCTTCTCCAACACGAGAACGAACAGTTCGTCTTCCTTGATCTGGGCAACGGATCTTTCCAACGAGTGAACGTTTCCACGGGACAAGCTTCCGATGATTGGGTGGAGGTCACAGCAGGATTGTCGCGAGGCCAGTCGGTGGTCACCAAAGGCGCCTTTCTGTTGAAGTCGGAGTTGCTACTCCAAGGGGAAGGCGAATAG
- a CDS encoding ArsR/SmtB family transcription factor, which yields MAIKTTKPKTSETLSKPPGQVGDFADAAECLRTLAHPVRLRIVQLLQHGRYTVGELAADCGIQDNVGSEHLRLLQRCGFLTSQREGRRVYYSVAEPHLEQLMACIEGRFLPSDETDQ from the coding sequence ATGGCAATCAAAACAACCAAGCCGAAGACTTCCGAAACGCTGAGCAAGCCGCCCGGCCAAGTCGGGGATTTTGCGGACGCGGCGGAATGCTTGAGGACGTTGGCTCACCCTGTCCGACTGCGGATCGTGCAGCTTTTGCAGCACGGTCGCTACACCGTGGGTGAATTGGCCGCGGATTGTGGCATTCAAGACAACGTGGGATCGGAGCATCTCCGGTTGTTGCAACGCTGTGGCTTTTTAACCAGCCAACGCGAAGGGCGACGGGTTTACTACAGCGTCGCCGAGCCTCACCTGGAGCAATTGATGGCTTGCATTGAGGGACGTTTCCTGCCTTCTGATGAGACCGATCAGTGA
- a CDS encoding rhodanese-like domain-containing protein produces the protein MQTIDVKQLADKQANGAIELIDVRMPTEYREVHVEGAVNVPLDSLDPKAVSESLRSDSEKAIYVICRSGNRSSKAVQKFLDAGIENIVNVEGGTTAWVQAGLPAVRGKKAISLDRQVRILAGFLALLGAVLGYFVHPYFVGISAFIGAGLMFAGITDTCGMGMMLSKMPWNRCGVSGSCSV, from the coding sequence ATGCAAACCATTGATGTGAAACAACTCGCCGACAAACAGGCCAACGGCGCCATTGAGCTGATCGACGTTCGGATGCCGACCGAATACCGCGAGGTCCATGTCGAAGGCGCGGTCAACGTGCCGCTCGATTCACTCGACCCCAAGGCGGTGTCTGAGTCACTCAGAAGCGACTCGGAAAAAGCGATCTATGTCATTTGCCGCAGTGGCAATCGATCCAGCAAAGCGGTCCAGAAGTTCTTGGACGCTGGCATCGAAAACATCGTGAACGTGGAAGGCGGGACGACGGCTTGGGTGCAAGCTGGATTGCCAGCGGTGCGTGGCAAAAAGGCGATCTCGCTGGACCGTCAAGTCCGTATCTTGGCCGGGTTCCTGGCGCTGCTGGGTGCGGTGCTCGGCTACTTCGTGCACCCGTACTTCGTTGGGATTTCTGCCTTCATCGGTGCAGGGCTGATGTTTGCTGGGATCACTGACACATGCGGCATGGGCATGATGCTTTCCAAGATGCCCTGGAATCGTTGTGGAGTATCGGGGTCATGTTCGGTCTAG
- a CDS encoding sulfite exporter TauE/SafE family protein, translating into MFGLAILFGCIVGFALGLTGGGGGVFAVPLLVYGLAVAPREAVGISLASVGGTALFGAVPRLVRGEVELRTGLLFAVAGMIGAPLGSYLSTLIPEQVLLVMFAVLMLVVAQRMWAKTKNPRLPSGVCNTETLPGRDRSACQRDEDGKLRLTSKCARLLILVGLMTGVLSGMFGVGGGFVIVPALVLFSGMAIHQAVATSLFVIVLVSVSGVASHLANGNELSLETTLQFLVGGFAGMWLGGIVAKRLKGPTLQKTFAVAVVLVATFVIFKSLVL; encoded by the coding sequence ATGTTCGGTCTAGCCATTCTTTTCGGCTGCATCGTTGGCTTTGCACTGGGGTTGACCGGTGGGGGCGGCGGAGTCTTTGCAGTGCCCTTGCTGGTCTACGGATTGGCAGTTGCCCCGCGAGAGGCCGTCGGGATTTCCCTGGCTTCCGTGGGCGGGACGGCTTTGTTCGGTGCGGTGCCGCGGTTGGTGCGAGGGGAAGTGGAATTGCGAACGGGGTTGCTCTTCGCGGTGGCTGGCATGATCGGCGCACCGTTGGGGTCCTATCTCTCGACGCTGATCCCCGAGCAAGTGCTGCTGGTGATGTTTGCGGTGTTGATGTTGGTCGTCGCTCAGCGGATGTGGGCCAAGACCAAGAACCCCAGGTTGCCGAGTGGTGTTTGCAACACGGAGACGCTGCCGGGCCGTGATCGCAGCGCCTGTCAGCGGGACGAAGACGGGAAGCTGCGTTTGACTTCCAAGTGTGCAAGGTTGCTGATTTTGGTCGGGCTGATGACGGGTGTGTTGTCAGGCATGTTCGGCGTCGGAGGTGGCTTCGTCATCGTTCCCGCACTGGTGTTGTTCAGTGGGATGGCCATTCATCAAGCGGTTGCGACGTCTTTGTTTGTGATCGTGTTGGTCAGTGTCAGTGGCGTGGCGTCGCATCTGGCCAACGGAAATGAATTGTCTTTGGAAACAACGCTGCAATTCCTGGTGGGAGGTTTTGCAGGGATGTGGTTGGGCGGGATTGTCGCCAAGCGATTGAAGGGGCCCACACTACAAAAAACGTTTGCTGTGGCCGTCGTCCTGGTCGCCACGTTTGTCATTTTTAAGTCACTGGTTTTATAA
- a CDS encoding MBL fold metallo-hydrolase → MLLKYFYDQKLAHASYLVGCQRAQEALVVDPGRDIDQYLEMADREGLKITGVAETHIHADYVSGARELADRVGAKLYVSDEGPADWKYLYLEPYDHQLLHDGDHFMLGKIKFDVLHTPGHTPESISFVLTDEGGGADEPMGIFTGDFVFVGSIGRPDLLEEAAGIAGTAEPGARDLFRSAERFKSMPDYLQVWPAHGAGSACGKGLGAIPSSTVGYEKRFNPALQFTEEEEFVRYILADQPEAPKYFAVMKRVNKEGPRVLGAGHHHAMLDVAKLSSAIKDGTVVDLTPSADFARGHVPGSINIPLGMLAAWAGWLVDYDKPTHLICKPDQLEEAARVLHKIGVEEIVGGFGANEVRAAGMASEVYATGTPADLSTDIEAGEVKLIDVRSNDEWNEGHIEQAEHRFLGRLPDNLSDLSGDQKIVVQCRSGARSAIGVSVLQAAGIKNVVNMTGGYMAWKSADLPSVKSEEMVTG, encoded by the coding sequence ATGTTGCTCAAATACTTTTACGATCAAAAGCTGGCCCACGCTTCCTACTTGGTTGGGTGTCAGAGAGCCCAGGAAGCTCTCGTCGTCGATCCGGGACGCGACATTGACCAGTACCTCGAAATGGCGGATCGCGAAGGGCTGAAAATCACCGGCGTCGCGGAGACGCACATTCATGCGGACTATGTTTCCGGGGCACGGGAACTGGCCGACCGCGTGGGTGCCAAGCTGTATGTCTCGGATGAGGGACCAGCCGATTGGAAGTACCTGTATCTTGAACCATACGATCACCAACTCCTTCATGACGGTGATCACTTCATGCTTGGCAAGATCAAATTCGATGTCTTGCACACGCCGGGACACACGCCTGAGAGCATTTCGTTTGTGCTGACGGATGAAGGCGGTGGGGCAGACGAACCCATGGGCATCTTCACCGGTGACTTTGTCTTCGTTGGTTCCATCGGGCGTCCGGATTTGCTGGAAGAAGCCGCCGGAATCGCGGGCACCGCCGAACCAGGGGCTCGTGATTTGTTCCGTTCGGCAGAGCGTTTCAAATCCATGCCCGACTACTTGCAAGTCTGGCCCGCTCACGGTGCGGGAAGTGCCTGCGGCAAGGGCCTGGGGGCGATCCCGTCATCGACTGTTGGTTATGAAAAACGGTTCAATCCAGCATTGCAGTTCACGGAGGAGGAAGAATTTGTCCGGTACATCTTGGCGGATCAACCGGAGGCCCCGAAGTACTTCGCGGTCATGAAACGAGTCAACAAGGAAGGGCCCAGGGTTTTGGGCGCCGGGCATCATCATGCGATGCTGGATGTGGCCAAGTTGTCGTCGGCGATCAAGGACGGAACCGTTGTCGACCTGACACCCTCCGCCGACTTTGCTCGGGGGCACGTTCCCGGTTCGATCAACATCCCACTCGGCATGTTAGCGGCATGGGCTGGGTGGTTGGTCGACTACGACAAGCCAACTCATTTGATTTGCAAACCTGATCAACTCGAAGAAGCCGCTCGAGTTCTGCACAAGATCGGTGTCGAGGAGATCGTCGGTGGCTTTGGCGCGAATGAGGTGCGTGCCGCTGGAATGGCCAGTGAAGTTTATGCCACGGGGACTCCCGCGGATTTGTCGACGGACATTGAGGCTGGCGAGGTGAAACTGATTGACGTTCGCTCCAACGACGAGTGGAACGAGGGGCATATTGAGCAAGCAGAGCATCGTTTCCTTGGGCGGTTGCCCGACAACCTCAGTGACCTTTCTGGGGACCAAAAGATTGTGGTGCAGTGCCGCAGTGGTGCTCGGTCGGCCATCGGCGTCAGTGTCTTGCAGGCCGCCGGAATCAAAAACGTGGTCAACATGACGGGCGGCTACATGGCTTGGAAATCGGCTGATCTTCCGAGCGTGAAATCGGAGGAAATGGTGACCGGGTAA
- a CDS encoding DUF1641 domain-containing protein, which yields MNTTLQHPSLVDRLNDPATAEVLHRLLDHAESLDQVLQVAGDLPNLLAIAVDFFDAISRKASQEGIDIEHRATQLVKLVVQVTEPSNMRAIERLVARLPKLEEGSALLDEVPNLIATAMDVFDEYASDLKSEGIDLEQSVRQGLHAALYLGSRINEEELDRIGFLLKSDVLNEHSVETVGMAGSALSSCRRGSCEHPVPKRVGLFGLLNSIRDPNTQRALSFGLQFAKCFGGVLDETSQAKETTSPEITSNTQNRGH from the coding sequence ATGAACACAACTCTTCAACACCCCTCTCTGGTCGATCGACTGAACGATCCTGCGACCGCTGAAGTTTTGCACCGTTTGCTCGACCACGCGGAATCGTTGGATCAAGTTCTGCAGGTCGCGGGCGATCTTCCAAACTTGCTGGCCATCGCGGTGGATTTCTTCGACGCGATCAGCCGCAAGGCGTCGCAGGAAGGCATCGACATCGAACACCGAGCGACTCAGCTAGTGAAGTTGGTCGTTCAGGTGACTGAACCGAGCAACATGCGGGCGATCGAGCGACTGGTTGCCCGCTTACCGAAGTTGGAAGAGGGGAGTGCTCTTCTGGATGAAGTGCCGAATTTGATTGCGACCGCCATGGACGTGTTCGATGAATACGCCAGCGATTTGAAGTCCGAAGGCATCGATTTGGAACAGAGCGTTCGGCAGGGATTGCACGCCGCACTGTACTTGGGGAGTCGGATCAACGAAGAGGAACTCGATCGAATCGGTTTCTTGCTCAAGTCCGATGTCTTGAACGAACATTCGGTCGAAACCGTCGGCATGGCTGGTTCTGCCCTGTCGAGCTGTCGACGCGGAAGTTGCGAGCATCCCGTTCCCAAACGAGTCGGGCTGTTTGGATTGCTGAACTCGATTCGCGATCCCAATACCCAGCGAGCATTGTCGTTCGGTTTGCAATTTGCCAAGTGCTTCGGCGGTGTCTTGGATGAAACAAGCCAAGCCAAGGAAACGACTTCCCCTGAGATCACTTCCAACACTCAAAACAGAGGTCATTGA
- a CDS encoding NAD(P)/FAD-dependent oxidoreductase, which translates to MAHHQVLIVGGGTAGITVAARLRNADSSLDIAIIEPSDKHYYQPLWTLVGGGVFEPEESGREEADLIPYGVQWIKDRVDSFDPNTNSLTTRESGTITYDYLIVAPGIQINWDQVKGLKESVGKDGVCSNYSIDTVASTWKFVRELKQGVALFTQPAGAVKCGGAPQKICYLAEDHFRRSGVRDQIEVIFTLAGPRLFAVDRYREVLEKVAQRKGVEPRFRHNLVEIRSASKEAIYRHMDTDEEIVIKYDMIHVTPPMSAPDFVSSSELAGEGGWVDVDKHTLQHTRFANVYALGDASSLPTSKTGAAIRKQAPVLVANLLAAMKHQPAPASYDGYTSCPVVTGYDSLVLAEFDYSGQPAETFPFDQAKERFSMFMLKKFGLPALYWHGMLRGRV; encoded by the coding sequence ATGGCACATCATCAAGTTCTTATCGTCGGCGGGGGAACCGCTGGTATCACCGTCGCCGCTCGATTGCGGAACGCCGATTCATCGCTCGACATCGCCATCATTGAACCGTCTGACAAACACTACTATCAACCGCTTTGGACTTTGGTGGGTGGCGGGGTTTTTGAGCCGGAAGAATCAGGCCGGGAGGAAGCGGATTTGATCCCGTACGGGGTTCAGTGGATCAAGGACCGCGTCGATTCGTTCGATCCAAACACAAACAGCTTGACGACGCGTGAGAGCGGGACGATCACCTACGATTACCTGATTGTTGCACCGGGCATCCAAATCAACTGGGACCAAGTGAAAGGGTTGAAAGAGTCGGTTGGCAAAGATGGAGTTTGCAGCAACTATTCCATCGACACGGTTGCCAGCACTTGGAAATTCGTCCGCGAACTGAAACAAGGCGTGGCTCTGTTCACGCAGCCCGCCGGCGCGGTCAAGTGTGGCGGCGCACCGCAAAAGATCTGTTACTTGGCCGAAGATCATTTTCGCCGCAGCGGTGTCCGCGATCAGATCGAAGTCATCTTCACCTTGGCGGGACCGCGTCTGTTTGCGGTCGATCGCTACCGCGAGGTGCTTGAGAAGGTTGCCCAGCGGAAAGGCGTCGAACCACGTTTTCGTCATAACTTGGTCGAGATCCGCTCCGCTTCCAAGGAGGCCATCTATCGGCACATGGATACCGACGAGGAAATTGTCATCAAGTACGACATGATCCATGTGACGCCCCCGATGAGCGCACCGGATTTTGTCTCCAGCAGCGAACTGGCCGGCGAAGGCGGATGGGTTGATGTCGACAAGCACACGCTTCAGCACACTCGTTTCGCGAATGTTTATGCGTTGGGCGATGCGTCCAGTCTGCCAACGTCCAAAACCGGTGCGGCGATTCGCAAGCAGGCACCGGTCTTGGTTGCCAATCTGCTGGCAGCGATGAAACATCAGCCAGCACCGGCGAGCTATGACGGCTACACCTCGTGCCCCGTGGTGACTGGCTACGACTCGTTGGTGCTGGCTGAGTTTGACTACAGCGGGCAACCTGCCGAAACGTTTCCGTTTGACCAGGCCAAAGAAAGATTCAGCATGTTCATGCTCAAGAAGTTTGGGCTGCCGGCACTCTACTGGCACGGCATGTTGCGTGGCCGCGTCTAA
- a CDS encoding cytochrome-c peroxidase — protein MNVSQRSKLWHCILVSLLLCNSRVDAQDFVPLPTTTAQAGDTPEKIELGKKLFFDPRLSATGTVSCNSCHNLMEGGDDGRPTSMGVDGLTGPRNAPTVWNSVFQSSQFWDGRAATLAEQAMGPMVADVEMGMTGHDQVIRRIKNIPDYADEFERIFGQTGAITIENAVDAIAAFERTLITPDSDFDRFLAGDQSAISAKAIRGMELFESIGCTECHSGPALNNWTGPDDVAEFVDFPRDADSPLVDRYDLVSDLGRQQVTGDESDAHLFKVPVLRNITLTAPYMHNGKVPSLAEACRVMASTQLDEDLADEEVSELIAFLSTLEGRFPEITLPRLPSRSGESVIDPIPTPDNEPHQN, from the coding sequence ATGAACGTCTCTCAAAGATCCAAACTATGGCACTGCATCCTCGTCTCGTTGTTGCTCTGCAACTCGCGGGTGGATGCCCAGGACTTTGTTCCCCTGCCCACGACCACTGCCCAAGCGGGTGACACACCTGAGAAAATCGAGTTGGGAAAGAAGTTGTTCTTCGATCCGCGGCTATCCGCGACGGGAACCGTGTCGTGCAACAGTTGCCACAACTTGATGGAGGGGGGCGACGATGGGCGTCCCACTTCCATGGGCGTCGATGGATTGACCGGACCGCGAAACGCTCCGACCGTATGGAACTCTGTGTTTCAATCGTCCCAGTTCTGGGACGGTCGCGCCGCAACGCTGGCTGAACAAGCCATGGGGCCGATGGTCGCGGATGTTGAAATGGGGATGACGGGTCACGATCAAGTGATCCGTCGGATCAAGAACATTCCTGACTATGCCGACGAGTTCGAAAGAATCTTTGGCCAGACCGGAGCAATCACGATCGAAAATGCGGTGGATGCCATCGCCGCGTTTGAACGCACGTTGATCACGCCGGATTCCGATTTCGATCGCTTTCTGGCAGGAGATCAGTCCGCGATCAGTGCCAAAGCGATCCGCGGCATGGAATTGTTTGAGTCCATTGGTTGCACGGAGTGCCATTCGGGACCGGCGCTGAACAACTGGACGGGACCCGACGATGTTGCCGAGTTCGTCGATTTTCCTCGCGATGCCGATTCGCCACTCGTGGATCGTTATGATCTTGTGAGCGACCTGGGACGACAACAGGTGACGGGCGATGAAAGCGACGCTCATCTCTTCAAAGTACCAGTGCTGCGAAACATCACGTTGACGGCTCCTTACATGCACAATGGAAAGGTGCCCTCGCTGGCGGAAGCTTGCCGAGTGATGGCGAGCACCCAACTGGATGAAGACCTGGCAGATGAAGAGGTTTCTGAACTGATCGCATTCCTGTCCACCTTGGAAGGTCGGTTCCCCGAAATCACGCTGCCGAGACTTCCTTCCCGCTCCGGCGAATCGGTGATTGATCCAATTCCCACGCCAGACAACGAACCTCATCAAAACTGA
- a CDS encoding DsrE family protein — MKRFIHLFVVGCLGAMLAGPVWSQNDPGNGNGPGMGRGQGQGQGMGRGRGMGRGLGAGRQASENGPASGHDEQAGGQHGHDDRHDADREVFQFLLQNHEQITRTVKELPNGVETLTESNVPEIADKIKEHVEWMEYRIENTNPIRMRDPLFAEIFRHTDKIKMVHEDTEKGVKVTETSDDPYVAKLIQAHAKTVSGFVEHGFAEAMKNHAVPMDAPAKKLTPTSPVIAGHGSVVQLPNAAMQPRSGTKLLVDVTRGGDPAKLNTAIENVAKYLNIYAGGGAKPADAKIAIVFHGGATLAVLNPEAYAKRFGTSENPNLNLLKQLHEADVEMYVCGQSLTSLGGDPEDVVVFVETAVSALTAVVNLQADGHAYLPLGN, encoded by the coding sequence ATGAAACGCTTCATCCATCTGTTCGTCGTTGGTTGCCTGGGGGCCATGTTGGCGGGGCCCGTGTGGTCACAAAACGATCCCGGCAACGGAAACGGTCCTGGGATGGGCCGCGGCCAAGGTCAAGGCCAAGGAATGGGGCGCGGTCGCGGGATGGGCCGCGGCTTGGGGGCTGGTCGGCAAGCGAGCGAAAACGGGCCGGCTTCTGGGCACGATGAACAAGCCGGGGGTCAGCACGGGCACGATGATCGCCACGATGCGGATCGTGAAGTCTTTCAGTTTCTGTTGCAAAACCATGAACAGATCACACGGACGGTCAAGGAACTGCCCAACGGTGTGGAGACGCTGACGGAGTCGAATGTGCCGGAGATCGCGGACAAAATCAAAGAACACGTGGAGTGGATGGAGTACCGGATCGAAAACACGAATCCGATTCGCATGCGGGACCCGTTGTTTGCTGAGATCTTCCGACACACCGACAAGATCAAAATGGTCCACGAGGACACTGAAAAGGGAGTGAAAGTGACCGAAACGTCGGACGACCCCTATGTTGCGAAGTTGATCCAGGCTCACGCGAAAACGGTGTCGGGATTTGTCGAGCATGGCTTTGCGGAAGCGATGAAGAACCACGCGGTGCCAATGGATGCTCCAGCCAAGAAGCTCACGCCAACCTCTCCTGTGATCGCGGGGCATGGGTCGGTGGTGCAGTTGCCGAATGCTGCGATGCAGCCTCGAAGCGGCACGAAGTTGTTGGTCGATGTCACTCGTGGTGGTGACCCCGCGAAACTGAACACTGCAATCGAAAACGTTGCCAAGTACTTGAACATCTACGCTGGCGGCGGTGCCAAGCCCGCGGACGCGAAGATTGCGATTGTCTTTCACGGAGGTGCGACGCTCGCAGTGCTGAATCCCGAGGCCTATGCAAAACGGTTCGGGACATCGGAGAATCCAAATCTGAATCTGCTGAAGCAACTGCATGAAGCGGACGTGGAAATGTACGTCTGCGGCCAGTCACTGACTTCCCTGGGAGGCGATCCCGAGGACGTGGTGGTGTTCGTTGAGACGGCCGTTTCTGCCCTGACCGCTGTTGTCAATTTGCAAGCCGACGGCCACGCCTATCTACCACTGGGGAATTGA
- a CDS encoding c-type heme family protein, with protein MRIQWTASAGILAIAGTFLLVNLGCQKSAPPVTEDVSEQDASAVSIVEGETPSEEQKQAMLQAKDALFQKLSGRLMEAMGSQGPAGAIAVCQKEANQIATDVGDQHGVMIGRTGVRLRNTKNLPPSWAKSMTEAKVSTPQFVSLTNGHAAALLPIQLQSQCLMCHGPTEQIAPVISDQLTKLYPNDQATGFREGELRGWFWVETPAI; from the coding sequence ATGAGAATTCAATGGACCGCATCAGCCGGGATCCTGGCGATCGCAGGAACGTTTCTGCTGGTGAACCTGGGGTGTCAAAAGAGTGCGCCACCGGTGACAGAGGATGTCTCCGAACAAGACGCTTCCGCTGTGTCGATCGTGGAAGGCGAAACACCTTCCGAGGAACAGAAGCAAGCGATGCTGCAGGCCAAGGACGCGTTGTTTCAGAAACTGTCAGGTCGATTGATGGAAGCCATGGGCTCCCAAGGGCCGGCGGGTGCCATCGCTGTGTGCCAAAAGGAAGCCAACCAAATCGCGACGGATGTCGGTGACCAACACGGGGTGATGATTGGACGAACCGGGGTCCGGCTGAGGAATACCAAGAATCTGCCGCCATCGTGGGCGAAATCAATGACCGAAGCGAAGGTCAGCACGCCTCAGTTTGTGTCGCTGACCAACGGCCACGCGGCGGCGTTGTTGCCGATTCAATTGCAATCGCAATGTTTGATGTGTCATGGACCCACGGAACAGATTGCTCCTGTGATCAGCGACCAACTCACCAAACTCTATCCCAACGACCAAGCCACCGGATTTCGCGAAGGTGAATTGCGAGGTTGGTTTTGGGTCGAAACGCCTGCCATTTGA
- a CDS encoding rhodanese-like domain-containing protein, producing MMIAPFRLLFGFVAVLVSTSIQCQTVSAQFGGLFGGPKVETIDTQTVRQLLANQKKQDDQAKQNGSEVSDPGFVVVDVRSEKETQVSVIPGAITKAMYEKDAAKYRGRLVIPYCTVGGRSGAYAKQLVGKGVKVKNYKGSILKWVDAGLPLVTLEGESTNRVHTYSDRYKIPSKYEQVTE from the coding sequence ATGATGATTGCACCCTTTCGACTGCTCTTCGGTTTCGTGGCTGTGTTGGTGTCGACGTCGATTCAATGTCAGACGGTCTCCGCTCAGTTCGGCGGACTCTTTGGTGGCCCCAAAGTGGAAACCATCGACACGCAGACGGTGCGGCAGTTACTGGCCAACCAGAAGAAGCAAGACGACCAAGCGAAACAAAACGGTTCGGAGGTTTCCGATCCGGGATTCGTGGTGGTGGATGTGCGTTCGGAGAAGGAAACCCAGGTGTCTGTGATTCCCGGTGCGATCACGAAAGCGATGTATGAGAAAGATGCTGCCAAGTACCGTGGCCGACTGGTGATTCCCTACTGCACGGTGGGCGGTCGCAGTGGTGCGTATGCCAAGCAGTTGGTGGGAAAGGGCGTGAAGGTCAAGAACTACAAAGGCAGCATTCTGAAATGGGTGGATGCGGGATTGCCGCTGGTCACACTCGAAGGTGAGTCGACCAATCGTGTGCACACTTACAGCGATCGGTACAAGATTCCGTCGAAGTATGAGCAAGTGACGGAGTGA